The Scomber japonicus isolate fScoJap1 chromosome 8, fScoJap1.pri, whole genome shotgun sequence genome has a segment encoding these proteins:
- the LOC128362830 gene encoding ribonuclease-like 3 has translation MRIQSVCLLLVLVSAAALSRDVEKKESIKERYDKFINQHINENMSDKRCDAEIRKRKISFDNKMCKPKNTFIRASNVTVKSVCMGEGEPYNGQTRSTEHFDIVVCELKKNKGKYPNCHYNGKTLNRRIIIKCEIFPVHYEGDIDYFEN, from the coding sequence ATGAGGatccagtctgtctgtctgctgctggtgctggtcTCTGCCGCTGCACTATCTCGGGAtgtagaaaagaaagagagcatcAAAGAGCGATATGACAAGTTCATAAACCAGCATATCAATGAGAATATGAGTGACAAAAGGTGTGATGCTGAGATACGAAAGAGGAAAATTTCCTTTGACAATAAAATGTGCAAGCCGAAAAACACCTTCATCCGAGCTAGCAATGTAACAGTCAAATCTGTCTGCATGGGTGAAGGAGAGCCATATAATGGCCAGACCAGAAGCACTGAACATTTTGATATTGTTGTCtgtgaactgaaaaaaaataaaggcaaGTACCCAAATTGTCATTACAATGGTAAAACCTTGAACCGGAGAATCATCATCAAATGTGAAATCTTTCCTGTACACTATGAGGGAGACATTGATTATTTTGAGAACTGA